In Actinomyces weissii, a genomic segment contains:
- a CDS encoding DUF3000 domain-containing protein: MTTINHQETGVGMTDTPERFQEVLSSLRHAPLPRQMHVEEVPGPARIAPFSAAITASTFHQVDGQEAASGRFVVLHDPASQAAWDGDLRVVVQVRTRIEDSMASDGALGRAAWSWLTDSLEQAGAGYRALVGTVTRVVSDTFGGLELSSASAQAEVRASWSPSTTDLGPHLTAWYATVHLAAGDSPDLALPLTEARTDR, encoded by the coding sequence GTGACCACAATCAACCACCAGGAGACAGGCGTCGGCATGACCGATACGCCGGAACGCTTCCAGGAGGTTCTGTCCTCCCTGCGTCACGCCCCACTCCCCCGCCAGATGCACGTCGAGGAAGTTCCCGGCCCGGCACGCATCGCCCCTTTCTCCGCGGCTATCACGGCCAGCACCTTCCACCAGGTAGACGGGCAGGAGGCGGCCAGCGGCCGTTTCGTGGTGCTGCACGACCCCGCCAGCCAGGCCGCCTGGGACGGTGACCTGCGGGTGGTGGTGCAGGTGCGCACCCGCATTGAGGACTCTATGGCCTCCGACGGCGCCCTGGGCCGGGCGGCCTGGTCCTGGCTGACTGACAGCCTGGAGCAGGCCGGGGCCGGCTACCGGGCCCTGGTCGGCACCGTGACCCGGGTCGTCTCGGACACCTTTGGGGGTCTGGAGCTGTCCAGCGCCTCCGCCCAGGCGGAGGTACGCGCCTCCTGGTCACCCAGCACCACTGACCTGGGCCCCCACCTGACTGCCTGGTACGCGACGGTCCACCTGGCCGCCGGCGACTCCCCTGACCTGGCCCTCCCGCTGACCGAGGCTAGGACGGACAGGTGA
- a CDS encoding carboxylate--amine ligase: MNPGPYGLRRLLRPTTPDEPSQFGRRVARTRSGRPFRLLLLGGDIGALSQARSFYEAYGVPAAVVARAVTPHHTGSSMFDLRYDDGLGTAEGLVRVVNEVAALDPTTLLVSTSFDQYVVELATHRERLAGNVVVPYATAEAISTAVNKVEFSRLAQEVGMTHPRTLVLKGGSGQVPDIDSLGYPLIGKPADGDELEAAGMEGLEKVFVLRERAQVDDLLRRIEECGFTGEFLFQERVPGSDNQMRILTSYRDTAGRLRLCSYGHSVIEEHDPRLRGNPAVIRTGLEPGEVGQQVGRLLERLDWVGYANFDIKVDPRDGAGHVFELNPRLGRSNYYLNVSGTNPVELLVEDWVGEGGQHLELRTDRRGLYLVVPVALALAYGHGVRLAMLASLLSGQVRNPLVKVWAGARRQDLARAWYMTLSTLNQYRRFHRFYPLGQARRERKEAQ, translated from the coding sequence ATGAACCCTGGACCCTACGGACTACGTCGGCTGCTCCGCCCCACGACCCCTGACGAGCCCAGCCAGTTCGGCCGCCGGGTGGCCCGTACCCGTTCCGGCAGGCCCTTCCGCCTGCTGCTGCTCGGTGGGGACATCGGGGCCCTGTCCCAGGCCCGCTCCTTCTACGAGGCCTACGGCGTGCCCGCGGCGGTCGTGGCACGGGCCGTGACGCCCCACCACACCGGCTCCTCCATGTTCGACCTGCGCTACGACGACGGCCTGGGAACCGCGGAGGGCCTGGTGCGTGTCGTCAACGAGGTAGCCGCCCTGGACCCCACCACCCTGCTGGTGTCCACCTCCTTCGACCAGTACGTGGTGGAGCTGGCCACCCACCGGGAGCGGCTGGCTGGCAACGTCGTCGTGCCCTACGCGACGGCGGAGGCGATCAGCACCGCCGTCAACAAGGTGGAGTTCTCCCGCCTGGCCCAGGAGGTCGGCATGACCCACCCGCGCACCCTGGTGCTCAAGGGGGGCAGCGGCCAGGTCCCCGACATCGACTCCCTGGGCTACCCGCTGATCGGCAAGCCGGCAGACGGCGACGAGCTGGAGGCCGCCGGGATGGAGGGCCTGGAGAAGGTCTTCGTCCTGCGGGAGAGGGCGCAGGTGGACGACCTGCTGCGCCGTATAGAGGAGTGTGGCTTCACCGGCGAGTTCCTCTTCCAGGAGCGCGTGCCCGGCTCCGACAACCAGATGCGCATCCTCACCTCCTACCGGGACACTGCCGGCCGCCTGCGCCTGTGCTCCTACGGGCACTCGGTGATCGAGGAGCACGACCCGCGCCTGCGCGGCAACCCCGCCGTGATCCGCACCGGGCTGGAGCCGGGGGAGGTCGGGCAGCAGGTGGGCCGCCTGCTGGAGCGCCTGGACTGGGTGGGCTACGCGAACTTCGACATCAAGGTGGACCCGCGCGACGGCGCCGGGCACGTCTTCGAGCTCAACCCCCGGCTGGGGCGCTCCAACTACTACCTGAACGTCTCGGGCACCAACCCCGTGGAGCTGCTGGTGGAGGACTGGGTCGGTGAGGGCGGCCAGCACCTGGAGCTGCGCACCGACCGGCGCGGCCTGTACCTGGTGGTCCCGGTGGCGCTGGCCCTGGCCTACGGGCACGGCGTGCGCCTGGCCATGCTGGCCTCCCTGCTCAGCGGCCAGGTCCGCAACCCCCTGGTCAAGGTCTGGGCCGGGGCCCGGCGCCAGGACCTGGCCCGGGCCTGGTACATGACCCTGTCCACCCTCAACCAGTACAGGCGCTTCCACCGCTTCTACCCCCTGGGGCAGGCGCGTCGGGAGCGGAAGGAGGCGCAGTGA
- the cuyB gene encoding cysteate racemase: protein MSVRQRRTAGVLGGLGPLATIEFMSMVAARTVARVEQEHADLVVTQRSSTPDRTAAILGRGPSPAPVMAADARRLEAAGAEFIVIPCNTASRFLGAVEQAVSIPVLSIVEETLAEVRRRLPQARRIGLMATDGTLSSRVYHDAAAQAGLEVLVPDETTQARVMAMIYEGVKVGRPVPRQELMACVEVLLGAGADAVVTGCTELSVLCSRYGADSGQVVDSLAALARRTVLECGCELA from the coding sequence GTGAGCGTCAGGCAGCGTCGCACGGCCGGGGTCCTGGGCGGCCTCGGTCCGCTGGCCACCATCGAGTTCATGAGCATGGTGGCCGCCCGCACGGTGGCCCGGGTGGAGCAGGAGCACGCGGACCTGGTGGTCACCCAGCGCTCCTCCACCCCGGACCGCACCGCCGCCATCCTGGGGCGGGGCCCCTCCCCGGCCCCGGTCATGGCGGCGGACGCCCGGCGGCTGGAGGCGGCCGGGGCGGAGTTCATCGTCATCCCCTGCAACACCGCCTCCAGGTTCCTGGGCGCGGTCGAGCAGGCCGTGAGCATCCCCGTGCTCTCGATCGTCGAGGAGACCCTGGCTGAGGTGCGCCGTCGCCTGCCCCAGGCCCGCCGGATCGGGCTCATGGCCACCGACGGCACGCTCAGCTCGCGCGTCTACCACGACGCCGCCGCGCAGGCGGGGCTGGAGGTGCTCGTGCCGGACGAGACCACCCAGGCCCGGGTCATGGCCATGATCTACGAGGGCGTCAAGGTGGGGCGGCCGGTGCCCCGCCAGGAGCTCATGGCCTGCGTGGAGGTGCTGCTGGGCGCCGGGGCCGACGCCGTCGTCACCGGCTGCACCGAGCTGTCCGTGCTGTGCTCCCGGTACGGGGCCGACTCCGGGCAGGTGGTGGACTCCCTGGCCGCCCTGGCACGCCGTACCGTGCTGGAGTGCGGCTGCGAGCTGGCCTGA
- a CDS encoding lipid II:glycine glycyltransferase FemX: MGTNPETADRTETLRRVDAKQMRIAAGCTPVAIEQTEAWERFERSQGRPVWGRYLYEEGEKAVATIALYPYKLGGSHFLWAKHGPTWFREQSPQREAHLRRLLVQEVRRREPSVVFIRMHARYQAPDLHELASTITYDRTYVIDLSGKTPEAISDAMPRDGRRGVRRAQRVAQEAGCTIAEETGLSRAEFAEVYEVLAETARRDGFSAHPMQTYWSFLNALGPEHARLFVLRKDGVPHAWDIVTTVGKDAVVPYGASSNESRKFRAAEALDWWVACQLAQEGFRGMDLMGADSARVPELYTVGQYKRRYAQHPTEVDGAWDVPVRPALYQGLLAAKKGRDLARGLRERVLR, translated from the coding sequence GTGGGGACCAACCCTGAGACCGCGGACCGGACCGAGACCCTGCGCCGCGTGGACGCCAAGCAGATGCGCATCGCGGCCGGCTGCACGCCGGTGGCGATCGAGCAGACCGAGGCCTGGGAGCGCTTCGAGCGCAGCCAGGGGCGCCCCGTGTGGGGCCGCTACCTCTACGAGGAGGGGGAGAAGGCGGTGGCCACCATCGCCCTGTACCCCTACAAGCTGGGCGGCAGCCACTTCCTGTGGGCCAAGCACGGCCCCACCTGGTTCCGGGAGCAGTCCCCGCAGCGGGAGGCCCACCTGCGCCGTCTGCTGGTCCAGGAGGTCCGCCGCCGCGAGCCCTCCGTGGTCTTTATCCGCATGCACGCCCGCTACCAGGCCCCGGACCTGCACGAGCTGGCCAGCACCATCACCTACGACCGCACCTACGTGATCGACCTGAGCGGCAAGACCCCTGAGGCGATCAGTGACGCCATGCCGCGGGACGGCCGCCGGGGCGTGCGCCGCGCCCAGCGGGTCGCGCAGGAGGCGGGCTGCACCATCGCGGAGGAGACCGGCCTGAGCCGCGCCGAGTTCGCGGAGGTATACGAGGTGCTGGCCGAGACCGCCCGCCGGGACGGCTTCAGCGCCCACCCCATGCAGACCTACTGGAGCTTCCTGAACGCCCTGGGACCCGAGCACGCCCGCCTGTTCGTGCTGCGCAAGGACGGCGTGCCCCACGCCTGGGACATCGTGACCACCGTGGGCAAGGACGCGGTGGTGCCCTACGGAGCCTCCTCCAACGAGTCCCGCAAGTTCCGGGCTGCCGAGGCCCTGGACTGGTGGGTGGCCTGCCAGCTGGCCCAGGAGGGCTTCCGCGGCATGGACCTGATGGGGGCGGACTCGGCCCGCGTGCCCGAGCTCTACACGGTGGGCCAGTACAAGCGCCGCTACGCCCAGCACCCCACTGAGGTCGACGGCGCCTGGGACGTCCCCGTGCGCCCGGCCCTGTACCAGGGCCTGCTGGCCGCCAAGAAGGGCCGTGACCTGGCCCGTGGGCTCAGAGAGCGCGTGCTGCGCTGA
- the thrS gene encoding threonine--tRNA ligase, whose product MAEQPSMNITLDGVPRQVTPGTTGTELFETDREVVAMRVDGEPWDLSRQLPAGAAVEPITLSSPTGLEILRHSCTHVMAQAVQEVFPEVNLGIGPFITDGFYYDFGGIDAVTPELLREIEKRMKRIVKEGQTFRRRDISEQEGRAELADQPYKLELITTKGQGAEASASVEVGAGGLTIYDNVRRDGTVAWKDLCRGPHLPSTRHIGQGFALTKFSSAYWKGDQNGDSLQRIYGTAWASKEDLKAYQERLKEAERRDHRRLGAELDLFSFPEELGAGLPVFHPKGGVLKRVMEDYVRQAHVDNGFLYVGTPHISREGLFHTSGHLPYYADGMFPPMDDDGQAYYLKAMNCPMHNLIFKSRGRSYRELPLRFFEFGTVYRNEKSGVLQGLTRVRSITQDDSHSYCTPEQAPDEVRHLLSFVLTLLADFGLDDFYLEVSTRDEDGRKKEKFIGTDEQWDSATRILEEIAQQCAAEHGLQVVADPGGAAFYGPKISVQAKDAIGRTWQMSTVQYDFNQPERFGLEYTAADGSHQRPVMIHAAKFGALERFIGVLTEHYAGAFPAWLAPVQVRLVPVAEAFDGYVDEVAAQLRAQGLRVETDHSDDRFGKKIRNAAKDKVPFTLIAGGEDVEAGAVSFRFRDGSQANGVPVAQAVAHIARVVAERVNDPAGEKLSRD is encoded by the coding sequence ATGGCTGAGCAGCCCAGCATGAACATCACCCTCGACGGCGTCCCGCGCCAGGTCACGCCGGGCACCACCGGGACCGAGCTCTTTGAGACCGACCGTGAGGTCGTGGCCATGCGGGTGGACGGCGAGCCCTGGGACCTGTCCCGGCAGCTGCCGGCCGGGGCCGCCGTCGAGCCCATCACCCTGTCCAGTCCCACGGGCCTGGAGATCCTGCGCCACTCCTGCACCCACGTGATGGCGCAGGCCGTCCAGGAGGTCTTCCCGGAGGTGAACCTGGGCATCGGCCCCTTCATCACCGACGGCTTCTACTACGACTTCGGGGGGATCGACGCCGTCACCCCCGAGCTGCTGCGCGAGATCGAGAAGCGCATGAAGCGCATCGTCAAGGAGGGCCAGACCTTCCGGCGGCGCGACATCTCTGAGCAGGAGGGGCGGGCCGAGCTGGCCGACCAGCCCTACAAGCTCGAGCTCATCACCACCAAGGGGCAGGGCGCAGAGGCCTCCGCCAGCGTGGAGGTGGGGGCTGGCGGCCTGACCATCTACGACAACGTGCGCCGCGACGGCACCGTGGCCTGGAAGGACCTGTGCCGCGGCCCCCACCTGCCCTCCACCCGGCACATCGGCCAGGGCTTTGCCCTGACCAAGTTCTCCTCCGCCTACTGGAAGGGTGACCAGAACGGCGACTCCCTGCAGCGCATCTACGGCACCGCCTGGGCCAGCAAGGAGGACCTCAAGGCCTACCAGGAGCGCCTCAAGGAGGCCGAGCGCCGCGACCACCGCCGTCTGGGCGCCGAGCTGGACCTGTTCTCCTTCCCCGAGGAGCTGGGGGCGGGCCTGCCCGTCTTCCACCCCAAGGGTGGTGTGCTCAAGCGGGTCATGGAGGACTACGTGCGCCAGGCCCACGTTGACAACGGCTTCCTGTACGTGGGCACCCCCCACATCTCCCGGGAGGGGCTGTTCCACACCTCCGGGCACCTGCCCTACTACGCCGATGGCATGTTCCCGCCCATGGACGACGACGGTCAGGCCTACTACCTCAAGGCCATGAACTGCCCCATGCACAACCTGATCTTCAAGAGCCGGGGACGCTCCTACCGGGAGCTGCCCCTGCGCTTCTTCGAGTTCGGCACCGTCTACCGCAACGAGAAGTCCGGGGTGCTGCAGGGCCTGACCCGGGTGCGCTCCATCACCCAGGACGACTCCCACTCCTACTGCACGCCCGAGCAGGCCCCCGACGAGGTGCGCCACCTGCTGAGCTTTGTGCTGACCCTCCTGGCGGACTTCGGCCTGGACGACTTTTACCTGGAGGTCTCCACGCGGGACGAGGACGGCCGCAAGAAGGAGAAGTTCATCGGCACCGACGAGCAGTGGGACAGCGCCACCCGCATCCTGGAGGAGATCGCGCAGCAGTGTGCGGCCGAGCACGGGCTGCAGGTGGTCGCCGACCCGGGCGGCGCCGCCTTCTACGGGCCCAAGATCTCGGTCCAGGCCAAGGACGCGATCGGCCGCACCTGGCAGATGTCCACCGTCCAGTACGACTTCAACCAGCCCGAGCGTTTCGGCCTGGAGTACACCGCCGCCGACGGCAGCCACCAGCGGCCGGTCATGATCCACGCCGCCAAGTTCGGGGCCCTGGAGCGCTTTATCGGCGTGCTCACCGAGCACTACGCGGGGGCCTTCCCCGCCTGGCTGGCCCCGGTGCAGGTGCGCCTGGTGCCCGTGGCGGAGGCCTTCGACGGCTACGTGGACGAGGTCGCCGCCCAGCTGCGTGCCCAGGGCCTGCGCGTGGAGACCGACCACTCCGACGACCGCTTCGGCAAGAAGATCCGCAACGCCGCCAAGGACAAGGTGCCCTTCACCCTGATCGCGGGCGGGGAGGACGTCGAGGCCGGGGCCGTCTCCTTCCGCTTCCGTGACGGCAGCCAGGCCAACGGGGTGCCCGTGGCGCAGGCGGTGGCCCATATCGCCCGGGTGGTGGCTGAGCGCGTCAACGACCCGGCGGGGGAGAAGCTCAGCCGTGACTGA
- a CDS encoding HIT family protein, with protein MPAAGTAPFQGAVVDGVRVELPFQHPQAPEPFGRLWTPHRMVYIGGQDKPKDASVSQCPFCAAPGRADEEALVVHRGESAYVLMNLYPYNTGHLLVCPYRHFPDWTQATVQERAEIGVLTARAMEVVRHVAHPHGFNLGMNQGEVAGAGISAHLHQHVVPRWTGDANFMPLIGRTKPVPQLLGEQRELLAQAWDQAPSSSH; from the coding sequence GTGCCCGCAGCCGGTACGGCCCCTTTCCAGGGGGCCGTGGTGGACGGCGTGCGGGTGGAGCTGCCCTTCCAGCACCCGCAGGCCCCGGAGCCTTTCGGCCGCCTGTGGACCCCGCACCGCATGGTCTACATCGGGGGGCAGGACAAGCCCAAGGACGCCTCCGTCTCCCAGTGCCCGTTCTGCGCGGCCCCGGGTAGGGCCGACGAGGAGGCCCTGGTGGTGCACCGGGGGGAGAGCGCCTACGTGCTGATGAACCTCTACCCCTACAACACCGGCCACCTGCTGGTGTGCCCCTACCGGCACTTCCCGGACTGGACCCAGGCCACCGTGCAGGAGCGCGCCGAGATCGGGGTGCTGACCGCCCGGGCCATGGAGGTGGTGCGGCACGTGGCCCACCCCCACGGCTTCAACCTGGGCATGAACCAGGGGGAGGTGGCCGGGGCGGGTATCTCCGCCCACCTGCACCAGCACGTCGTGCCCCGGTGGACCGGGGACGCCAACTTCATGCCGTTGATCGGCAGGACCAAACCGGTGCCCCAGCTGCTGGGGGAGCAGCGCGAGCTGCTCGCCCAGGCCTGGGACCAGGCTCCCAGCAGCAGCCACTGA
- the pgsA gene encoding phosphatidylinositol phosphate synthase, protein MLGQHGRSLTKALFTRPALALARLGVTPNMLTVTGTVLTVSIAVATLPQGRFLLGTGLLALAVAGDSFDGILARATGRTSVFGGFLDSTMDRVADGAIFGSLAAWAALHLEAGPLRTTTLALALASVVLAEVVSYTRAKAESLGASAAVGVAERTDRLVVAAVGVVAVGLGAPSWVLTAALGLVAAGSLVTVVQRVATTKRQLDAREAPEAPAAQEAAR, encoded by the coding sequence ATGCTCGGACAGCACGGACGCAGCCTCACCAAGGCCCTGTTCACCCGGCCCGCCCTGGCCCTGGCCCGGCTGGGGGTCACCCCCAACATGCTCACGGTCACCGGGACGGTGCTCACCGTCTCGATCGCTGTGGCCACCCTGCCCCAGGGGCGCTTCCTGCTGGGCACCGGCCTGCTGGCCCTGGCGGTGGCGGGGGACTCCTTTGACGGGATCCTGGCCCGGGCCACCGGCAGGACCTCGGTGTTCGGTGGCTTCCTGGACTCCACCATGGACCGGGTAGCCGACGGCGCCATCTTCGGCTCCCTGGCCGCCTGGGCGGCCCTGCACCTGGAGGCGGGCCCGCTGCGCACCACCACCCTGGCCCTGGCCCTGGCCAGCGTGGTGCTCGCCGAGGTGGTCTCCTACACCCGCGCCAAGGCCGAGTCCCTGGGGGCCAGCGCCGCGGTAGGGGTGGCTGAGCGCACCGACCGGCTGGTCGTGGCCGCCGTCGGGGTGGTGGCGGTGGGCCTGGGCGCCCCCAGCTGGGTGCTTACCGCCGCCCTGGGCCTGGTGGCTGCGGGCTCGCTGGTGACCGTGGTCCAGCGGGTGGCCACCACCAAGCGGCAGCTCGACGCCCGCGAGGCCCCGGAGGCGCCTGCGGCACAGGAGGCGGCCCGGTGA
- a CDS encoding phosphatidylinositol mannoside acyltransferase, with amino-acid sequence MRRPGVQDAYRLAWRHLGRLPAPVGRGLFNLGADAAWALHRLRGGEPGVGQLERNLARIMPPQSDGALRRASRAAMRSYLRYFYEAFTLASLKPEQLRHRLRAELDPHLRQDLRRGSVVVALTHTGNWDLTAAWAVQELAPVLTVAEKLEPADLFAQFLAFRQSLGVRIIGQQHGQRVFDQLVHELQQARSRGEHLVVPLLADRDLSSAGVEVELCGHPARCAAGPAALAQRLDLPLYTGTMHYERLTGERRRRAGSPWGVVLTVRGVPAPAGLRGREQVAAHTRAWARVVSPLLAAHPLDWHMLQAVFTADLDQQRLARRHAQEQAAPGNRYPGPVSGAAGPRQEGAV; translated from the coding sequence GTGAGACGCCCCGGTGTCCAGGACGCCTACCGCCTGGCCTGGCGGCACCTGGGGCGGCTGCCCGCGCCCGTGGGGCGGGGCCTGTTCAACCTGGGGGCCGACGCCGCCTGGGCGCTGCACCGCCTGCGCGGGGGAGAGCCGGGCGTGGGCCAGCTGGAACGCAACCTGGCACGCATCATGCCCCCGCAGTCCGACGGCGCCCTGCGCCGCGCCTCACGGGCCGCCATGCGTTCCTACCTGCGCTACTTCTACGAGGCCTTCACCCTGGCCTCGCTCAAGCCGGAGCAGCTGCGCCACCGGCTGCGCGCCGAGCTGGACCCCCACCTCCGCCAGGACCTGCGGCGCGGCAGCGTCGTCGTCGCCCTGACCCACACGGGCAACTGGGACCTGACCGCCGCCTGGGCCGTCCAGGAGCTCGCCCCCGTGCTGACAGTGGCCGAGAAGCTGGAGCCCGCAGACCTCTTTGCGCAGTTCCTGGCCTTCCGGCAGTCCCTGGGGGTGCGGATCATCGGGCAGCAGCACGGCCAGCGGGTATTCGACCAGCTGGTGCACGAGCTCCAGCAGGCCCGCTCCCGGGGCGAGCACCTGGTGGTCCCCCTGCTCGCTGACCGCGACCTGTCCAGTGCCGGGGTGGAGGTGGAGCTGTGCGGCCACCCGGCTCGCTGTGCCGCCGGACCCGCTGCCCTGGCCCAGCGGCTGGACCTGCCCCTGTACACCGGCACCATGCACTACGAGCGGCTCACCGGGGAACGGCGTCGGCGGGCGGGCAGCCCTTGGGGCGTGGTGCTCACCGTCCGGGGAGTTCCCGCCCCGGCCGGGTTGCGCGGGCGGGAGCAGGTGGCTGCCCACACCCGTGCCTGGGCCCGGGTGGTGTCCCCGCTGCTGGCCGCCCACCCCCTGGACTGGCACATGCTGCAGGCGGTCTTCACCGCCGACCTGGACCAGCAGCGGCTGGCCCGCCGCCACGCCCAGGAGCAGGCGGCCCCCGGCAACCGCTACCCTGGCCCCGTCAGCGGGGCAGCAGGCCCTCGGCAGGAGGGAGCCGTATGA